The Gammaproteobacteria bacterium genome has a segment encoding these proteins:
- a CDS encoding acyl-CoA dehydrogenase, with protein MSPQSGHQQSWRLRRISAPLLKMFRKITPHMSQTEREALAAGSVWWDGELFSGRPDWDKLRQLPSPHLSAEEQAFLDGPVDQLCAMLNDWEITEQREDLSPEVWAFIKNNGFFSLIIPKSYGGLDYSALAHSAIVMKISTRSITAAVTVMVPNSLGPAKLLLEYGTEEQKNHYLPRLASGEEVPCFALTNPHAGSDAGGIPDYGIVYRQDFQGEKDVLGMRLTWEKRYITLGPVASLLGLAFKLYDPDKLLSEETDRGITLALIPTDTEGVNIGRRHNPLNIPFMTGPNSGENVFVPLDWIIGGQQRIGQGWRMLMECLADGRGISLPALSTGAGKLAARSMGAYARIRTQFKMPIGRFEGVEEALARIAGYTYMMDAARTLTACALDQGEKPSVISAIVKYHLTERMRKVVNDAMDILGGAGICLGPRNIMGRAYQGIPISITVEGANILTRSMIIFGQGAIRSHPYVFKEMEALNEKDPVLSLEKFDRALFGHIRFVIKNSLRSLFHAITGSHLISIHAPNPSRRYYQHLTRMSAAFALLTDAALITLGGTLKRKELLSARLGDILSHLYLASAALKHFEDQGCPESDQALLHWSCQYSLSEIQRAINGLLQNLPNRPLAFLLRAIIFPLGQHFSPPDDRLGHQLAEQLLSPSNGRDRLTDGIYLPSARNESISRLEDALIKVIQAEDAEHKLRQGLHDYKVNYHGIEGMLQAGIKEAIITEQDAELIRTADAARTAVIKVDDFQNKSVQ; from the coding sequence ATGAGCCCACAGTCCGGACATCAGCAAAGCTGGCGGCTACGTCGGATATCTGCACCACTATTAAAGATGTTCCGAAAAATAACACCGCATATGTCACAAACTGAACGTGAGGCACTGGCCGCTGGTTCGGTATGGTGGGACGGTGAATTATTCAGTGGTCGACCCGATTGGGATAAACTCCGTCAACTGCCATCCCCTCATCTAAGCGCCGAGGAACAGGCCTTTCTCGATGGCCCGGTAGACCAACTGTGCGCTATGCTCAACGACTGGGAAATCACCGAGCAACGCGAGGACCTGTCACCCGAAGTCTGGGCCTTTATTAAAAATAATGGTTTCTTCAGCCTGATCATCCCTAAGTCTTACGGCGGCCTGGACTATTCCGCTCTCGCTCATTCTGCCATTGTCATGAAGATATCAACCCGTAGTATCACCGCGGCGGTCACCGTGATGGTACCCAACTCACTGGGGCCAGCCAAGTTGCTACTGGAGTACGGCACCGAGGAACAGAAGAATCATTACCTGCCACGACTGGCATCAGGTGAGGAGGTTCCTTGCTTTGCACTGACTAACCCCCATGCGGGAAGTGATGCTGGGGGCATCCCCGATTACGGCATTGTCTATCGACAGGATTTTCAGGGGGAAAAAGATGTGCTCGGTATGCGCCTGACCTGGGAAAAACGCTATATTACCTTAGGTCCGGTTGCCTCCCTGCTGGGGTTGGCATTCAAACTCTACGACCCTGATAAGCTGTTAAGCGAAGAAACCGATCGTGGCATTACCCTGGCACTGATCCCCACCGATACTGAGGGGGTGAATATTGGTCGTCGCCACAACCCACTTAACATCCCCTTCATGACCGGCCCTAATAGCGGCGAGAATGTCTTTGTACCCCTCGACTGGATTATCGGTGGCCAGCAACGCATTGGTCAGGGCTGGCGCATGCTGATGGAATGTCTCGCCGATGGTCGCGGCATCTCCCTACCGGCATTGAGTACCGGAGCAGGCAAATTGGCAGCGCGTAGTATGGGTGCCTATGCGCGTATTCGTACCCAGTTCAAAATGCCTATTGGTCGCTTCGAGGGAGTTGAAGAGGCATTGGCTCGTATTGCTGGTTATACCTATATGATGGATGCCGCACGCACCCTCACGGCTTGCGCACTGGATCAAGGTGAAAAGCCCTCGGTGATCTCAGCAATCGTCAAATACCACCTCACCGAACGTATGCGCAAGGTCGTCAACGATGCCATGGATATCCTTGGTGGCGCGGGTATCTGTCTTGGCCCACGCAATATCATGGGACGCGCCTACCAGGGCATTCCTATCAGCATCACTGTAGAGGGTGCCAACATCCTCACCCGCAGCATGATCATCTTTGGTCAGGGGGCGATTCGCAGTCACCCTTATGTATTCAAGGAAATGGAGGCCCTGAATGAAAAAGACCCTGTATTGTCACTGGAAAAATTTGATCGCGCACTGTTCGGCCACATACGCTTTGTGATAAAAAACAGCCTCCGTAGCCTATTCCATGCCATCACCGGTTCACACCTAATCTCTATCCATGCCCCCAACCCCAGTCGCCGCTACTACCAGCACCTCACCCGCATGAGTGCTGCCTTTGCCCTGCTCACCGATGCCGCATTGATCACATTGGGTGGCACCCTGAAACGCAAGGAATTACTCTCGGCACGACTCGGCGACATACTTAGCCACCTGTATCTTGCCTCAGCAGCGCTCAAACACTTCGAGGATCAAGGCTGTCCGGAATCAGATCAGGCTCTTTTACACTGGAGCTGCCAATATTCACTATCAGAGATCCAGCGAGCCATCAACGGACTATTGCAAAACCTGCCTAACCGCCCACTCGCCTTTTTACTGCGCGCGATAATCTTCCCGTTAGGACAACATTTCTCACCACCCGATGACCGACTCGGACACCAGCTTGCCGAGCAATTACTAAGCCCCTCTAATGGGCGCGACCGTCTCACTGATGGCATCTATCTACCCAGCGCAAGAAACGAATCAATCTCCCGACTGGAAGATGCCTTGATCAAGGTCATACAGGCAGAGGATGCTGAACATAAACTGCGTCAAGGCCTGCACGACTACAAGGTCAATTATCATGGCATCGAAGGGATGCTCCAGGCCGGGATTAAAGAAGCTATAATTACTGAGCAGGATGCCGAACTCATTCGTACAGCCGATGCCGCACGCACAGCCGTCATCAAGGTCGATGACTTCCAGAATAAATCAGTTCAATAA
- a CDS encoding crotonase: protein MNNKTDQHWRLEPDEEGFSWLSLDKADSSTNTLSAEVLSELEDILLHLHKHPPQGLVIRSAKENGFIAGADIGEFTAFESQDAALKAIQRGQRIFKLIETLNCTTIALINGYCLGGGMELALACRYRIAEDSLDTRLGLPEVRLGIHPGFGGTVRSLEATGPLAALNIMLTGRSLSARAAKKIRLIDFAVAKRQLINATRNILRQPPKKKALPWWLNLLNHKLLRPWIARYMIKTVAKKAICGHYPAPYALIDLWQHHADDREQMLREEAISVSRLLVGKTAQNLIRVFKLQERLKGLGHKQHNKPRYVHVIGGGVMGGDIAAWCALQGYHVSLQDRDTETLGHVIKRAHSLYKRRLKISRLISSTLDRLMPDPHGHALARADIVIEAIFEDAEVKRELFRQIEPQMKADALLCTNTSSIPLETLAEALEKPERLVGLHFFNPVAKMPLIEIVRGSNSSDENLQRTNSFAKSLSRLPLPVTSSPGFLVNRVLMPYLIEAVMLAEEGVPLKVIDDAATDFGMPMGPIELADTVGLDICLKVADILAQDMNIEVPDILRTRVERGQLGKKIGQGFYTFKQGKMVKPSTDKGYTPPDDLQDRLILRMINELIACLHDGIVEDADLADAGIIFGTGFAPFRGGPMHYLQERGAQSVYEELQQLQQRHGQRFAPASGWQQYLSGRVRTAHQSQLEQDRENGND from the coding sequence ATGAATAACAAAACAGACCAACACTGGCGACTTGAACCGGATGAAGAGGGATTTTCCTGGCTATCTCTGGACAAGGCGGATAGCTCAACTAACACCCTTTCTGCCGAGGTTCTGAGCGAGTTGGAAGATATCCTTCTGCATCTACACAAGCATCCACCGCAGGGACTGGTGATTCGTTCAGCCAAGGAAAACGGTTTTATTGCCGGTGCCGACATTGGTGAATTTACCGCCTTTGAATCCCAGGATGCCGCCCTGAAAGCCATCCAGCGTGGACAGCGCATATTCAAACTAATTGAAACACTCAACTGCACGACCATTGCACTGATTAATGGCTACTGTCTTGGTGGCGGTATGGAGCTGGCTCTTGCCTGCCGCTATCGCATCGCCGAAGATAGCCTCGATACCCGCTTGGGTCTGCCGGAGGTACGGCTCGGGATTCACCCCGGCTTCGGAGGTACGGTACGTTCTCTGGAGGCTACAGGGCCCCTCGCGGCATTAAACATCATGCTCACTGGCCGTAGCCTGTCAGCGCGTGCGGCGAAAAAGATACGCCTGATTGATTTTGCCGTAGCCAAACGCCAGTTGATAAATGCTACGCGTAATATCTTACGTCAACCGCCAAAAAAGAAAGCTCTACCCTGGTGGCTGAATCTACTCAACCACAAACTGCTGCGACCATGGATTGCAAGATACATGATCAAGACGGTTGCCAAAAAAGCCATTTGCGGACACTACCCGGCTCCCTATGCATTGATTGATCTATGGCAACACCATGCCGATGATCGTGAACAGATGCTGCGTGAAGAAGCCATATCGGTTTCCAGGTTACTGGTAGGCAAAACGGCACAAAATCTGATCCGGGTGTTTAAATTGCAAGAGAGACTTAAGGGGTTGGGACATAAACAGCATAACAAACCCCGATATGTACATGTTATCGGCGGCGGTGTCATGGGTGGTGATATTGCTGCCTGGTGTGCCTTACAAGGCTACCATGTGAGCCTACAGGATCGTGATACCGAGACTCTGGGACACGTTATTAAACGCGCCCACAGTCTTTATAAAAGACGTTTGAAAATATCGCGTTTAATCTCAAGTACGCTGGATCGATTGATGCCCGACCCACACGGACATGCACTGGCACGCGCCGATATAGTCATCGAGGCTATCTTTGAGGATGCTGAGGTCAAACGTGAATTATTCCGCCAGATCGAACCGCAGATGAAAGCCGATGCACTGCTATGCACTAATACCTCCAGTATCCCGCTAGAGACACTGGCCGAGGCACTGGAAAAACCGGAACGGTTAGTGGGTCTACACTTCTTTAACCCGGTTGCCAAAATGCCTTTGATTGAGATTGTGCGTGGTAGTAATAGCAGCGATGAGAATCTGCAACGTACCAACAGCTTTGCCAAATCACTCAGTCGCTTGCCCCTGCCCGTCACTAGCAGCCCCGGCTTTCTGGTCAATCGCGTACTGATGCCTTACTTGATTGAGGCCGTGATGCTCGCTGAAGAGGGTGTCCCATTGAAGGTCATTGATGATGCCGCGACTGACTTTGGTATGCCGATGGGCCCAATTGAACTGGCCGATACTGTTGGCCTCGATATTTGTCTGAAGGTAGCCGATATTCTTGCGCAAGATATGAATATCGAAGTACCCGACATACTCAGAACACGGGTTGAACGTGGTCAGCTGGGTAAAAAAATAGGTCAGGGATTCTATACATTCAAACAAGGAAAGATGGTCAAGCCATCTACGGACAAAGGCTATACCCCACCTGACGATCTCCAGGATCGACTCATCCTGCGCATGATCAACGAGCTTATTGCCTGCCTGCATGATGGCATCGTGGAAGATGCCGATCTGGCTGATGCCGGGATCATCTTTGGTACTGGTTTTGCCCCCTTCCGTGGCGGCCCCATGCACTATCTACAGGAACGTGGTGCCCAGTCGGTCTATGAAGAACTGCAACAACTGCAACAGCGCCACGGTCAACGCTTTGCCCCTGCCAGCGGTTGGCAGCAATATTTATCCGGTAGGGTGCGCACTGCGCACCAAAGTCAACTTGAACAAGACCGGGAAAACGGTAATGACTAA
- a CDS encoding acetyl-CoA C-acetyltransferase, producing MTETDNSNNERTVYIVDGSRTPQLKVRNKPGPFHATELAIACARPLLTRQPFEPDAFDEIIMGCVMPGPDEVNIARLIALRLGCGEQTPAWTVQRNCASGMQALDCAAANIRSGQADLILAGGVEAMSHAPVLFNTAMVNWLGAWNSAKTLPQRLQVLGQLRPAFFKPVIGLLCGLSDPIVGLSMGQTAENLAYRFNINRDEMDAYAVRSHQRLTQAIKEGYLSEIEVLYDTHGKVYSHDDGVREDSSVEKLGHLQPVFDRPFGAVTAGNSAQITDGASILILASTTAVEKYNLKVRGEIKACQWAGLDPAQMGLGPVHAVTQLLQNKQLKLEDIDYWEINEAFAAQIIACLRAWEDKDYCRKELGLETALGSIDQERLNIDGGGISLGHPVGASGARIVLHLLSVLERKQAQRGIASLCIGGGQGGAMLIERFET from the coding sequence ATGACGGAAACGGATAACAGCAATAACGAACGCACCGTCTATATCGTTGATGGCAGCCGTACCCCGCAACTCAAAGTGCGTAACAAACCCGGCCCCTTCCATGCCACTGAACTTGCTATCGCTTGTGCTCGGCCACTGCTGACACGCCAACCCTTTGAACCCGATGCCTTCGATGAGATCATTATGGGCTGTGTCATGCCTGGCCCGGATGAGGTCAATATTGCCCGCCTGATTGCCCTGCGCCTGGGTTGTGGCGAACAGACCCCCGCCTGGACGGTGCAACGTAACTGCGCCTCGGGTATGCAGGCACTGGATTGTGCCGCTGCTAACATCCGTAGTGGTCAGGCAGATCTGATACTCGCCGGTGGTGTAGAGGCAATGAGCCATGCACCGGTATTGTTCAATACTGCTATGGTGAACTGGCTGGGGGCATGGAACAGCGCCAAAACTCTGCCTCAGCGACTACAAGTGCTAGGACAATTACGCCCTGCCTTTTTCAAACCCGTTATCGGTCTACTGTGTGGTCTAAGTGATCCCATTGTCGGTCTATCCATGGGACAAACCGCAGAAAATTTGGCCTACCGTTTTAATATTAATCGTGACGAAATGGATGCCTATGCGGTACGCAGTCACCAACGTCTGACACAGGCTATCAAGGAAGGCTATTTATCCGAAATCGAGGTGCTCTACGATACCCACGGCAAGGTCTATAGCCACGATGATGGTGTACGCGAGGATTCCTCGGTAGAAAAATTGGGTCATCTACAGCCGGTATTTGATCGTCCCTTTGGTGCTGTCACTGCTGGCAACAGTGCGCAGATCACCGATGGGGCAAGCATACTGATCCTCGCCAGCACCACAGCGGTAGAAAAATATAACCTGAAGGTACGTGGCGAGATAAAGGCTTGTCAATGGGCCGGACTAGATCCCGCTCAGATGGGGTTAGGTCCCGTACACGCCGTCACGCAATTACTCCAGAACAAGCAGCTAAAACTTGAAGATATTGATTACTGGGAGATCAATGAGGCCTTTGCCGCCCAGATCATTGCCTGTCTACGCGCCTGGGAAGATAAAGATTACTGCCGTAAAGAACTAGGGCTGGAGACCGCACTTGGCAGCATCGACCAAGAACGCCTTAATATTGATGGCGGTGGTATCAGCTTAGGTCACCCGGTCGGTGCTAGTGGTGCGCGCATTGTCCTGCATCTGCTCTCGGTACTGGAACGTAAACAGGCACAGCGGGGTATTGCCAGCCTGTGCATTGGTGGTGGTCAGGGTGGTGCGATGCTAATTGAAAGGTTCGAGACATGA